One window of the Candidatus Delongbacteria bacterium genome contains the following:
- a CDS encoding F0F1 ATP synthase subunit epsilon, with protein sequence MKKLKIEILSPEGLVFSGEGNHVRAPGSNGDFGVLPDHAPFFTSLKLGRISIDLDGSKTVLSVSGGYAEVLDNKISILAESSELQENIDLERAKLARDRAYERLNSGDTSIDIERARFSLMRALNRLSIVNH encoded by the coding sequence ATGAAAAAGCTTAAGATTGAAATATTGTCTCCGGAAGGTTTAGTATTTAGTGGTGAAGGTAATCATGTTAGAGCACCTGGGTCTAATGGTGATTTCGGGGTACTACCTGATCATGCACCTTTTTTTACTTCTCTAAAATTAGGAAGGATATCCATAGATTTAGATGGTTCAAAAACTGTACTTTCTGTATCAGGTGGATACGCTGAAGTTCTAGATAATAAAATTTCTATTCTTGCGGAATCATCAGAGCTTCAAGAGAATATTGATTTAGAGAGAGCAAAACTAGCGAGAGATAGAGCGTACGAAAGATTGAATTCTGGAGATACTTCTATTGATATAGAGAGGGCAAGATTTTCTCTAATGAGGGCTTTAAATAGATTAAGTATTGTAAATCACTAA
- the atpD gene encoding F0F1 ATP synthase subunit beta produces MKNGKILQVIGAVVDVIFEDSEIPNIYDALIVKREGDKDLVLEVAQHLGEKKLRCIAMDSTEGLKRGLEVISTGKAISTPVGDSVLGRMLDVTGNPIDGKGEVVSKDVWEIHRAAPKFEDYKTTVEVFPTGIKVIDLLAPYPKGGKIGLFGGAGVGKTVLITELMNNVAKVLKGNSVFAGVGERTREGNDLWHEMKDAGVLDLTALVFGQMNEPPGARLRVGLAGLTIAEYFRDVQKKDVLFFVDNIFRFTQAGSEVSALLGRMPSAVGYQPTLATEMGTLQDRIASTVNGSITSIQAVFVPADDYTDPAPATAFVHFDATTNLERKLAAMGIYPAVDPLASSSSALDPNIVGEEHYAIAKAVKEILQRYEDLKDIIAILGMDELSDEDKISVQRARKIQRFLSQPFFVAEVFSGISGQYVSIEDTLRGFKEILDGKHDDLPEQAFLYCGTIEDVIEKAKKMK; encoded by the coding sequence ATGAAAAACGGAAAGATATTACAGGTTATTGGTGCTGTAGTAGACGTTATCTTCGAAGATTCTGAAATTCCAAATATTTATGATGCCTTGATTGTTAAAAGAGAAGGCGATAAAGATCTTGTACTTGAAGTAGCTCAACATTTGGGTGAAAAGAAATTAAGATGTATTGCTATGGACTCTACAGAAGGTCTTAAAAGAGGACTGGAAGTAATTAGTACCGGCAAGGCTATTTCTACTCCGGTAGGAGATTCAGTACTAGGCAGGATGCTCGATGTTACAGGGAATCCTATTGATGGAAAAGGTGAGGTTGTTTCTAAGGATGTTTGGGAAATTCATAGGGCAGCACCTAAATTCGAAGATTATAAAACTACGGTTGAAGTATTTCCTACAGGTATTAAAGTTATAGATTTACTCGCTCCATATCCTAAAGGTGGAAAAATCGGATTGTTTGGGGGAGCCGGAGTTGGAAAAACTGTATTGATTACTGAATTGATGAATAATGTTGCAAAAGTACTTAAAGGTAATTCTGTTTTTGCTGGTGTTGGAGAAAGAACCAGGGAAGGTAATGACCTTTGGCATGAAATGAAAGATGCCGGAGTACTCGACTTGACCGCACTAGTTTTTGGACAGATGAATGAACCTCCAGGAGCAAGGCTTAGAGTTGGATTGGCAGGTCTTACAATTGCAGAATATTTTAGAGATGTTCAGAAAAAAGATGTTCTTTTTTTCGTAGATAATATTTTTAGATTTACGCAGGCAGGTTCAGAAGTGTCAGCCCTTCTTGGAAGGATGCCATCTGCAGTGGGATATCAACCAACTTTGGCTACTGAAATGGGTACTTTGCAGGATAGAATCGCATCTACAGTCAATGGGTCTATCACCTCAATTCAAGCTGTATTTGTTCCTGCTGATGATTATACAGACCCTGCACCCGCAACCGCATTTGTTCATTTTGATGCCACTACAAATCTTGAGAGAAAATTGGCTGCAATGGGTATTTATCCTGCAGTTGATCCTTTAGCTTCAAGTTCAAGTGCTCTTGATCCAAATATTGTTGGTGAAGAACACTACGCTATTGCAAAAGCTGTCAAGGAAATCCTACAAAGATATGAGGATTTGAAAGATATCATTGCTATTCTAGGTATGGATGAATTGTCTGACGAAGATAAGATTTCAGTTCAAAGAGCTAGAAAGATTCAAAGATTCCTTTCTCAACCTTTCTTTGTTGCTGAAGTATTTAGTGGTATCTCAGGACAGTATGTTTCTATTGAAGATACATTAAGAGGATTTAAAGAGATTCTTGATGGTAAGCATGACGATTTACCTGAGCAGGCATTCCTATATTGTGGTACAATCGAAGATGTTATTGAAAAAGCTAAAAAAATGAAGTAG
- a CDS encoding ATP synthase F0 subunit C, with translation MEGIAYVGAAIGAGMVTLGAGLGIGKIASAAMESMARQPEAAGKIQTGMIIASALIEGVALFSALSAFLIVVK, from the coding sequence ATGGAAGGTATCGCTTATGTCGGAGCTGCAATAGGTGCAGGAATGGTAACTCTGGGTGCGGGACTTGGAATTGGAAAAATCGCTTCAGCAGCTATGGAAAGTATGGCAAGACAACCTGAGGCTGCAGGTAAGATTCAAACAGGTATGATCATCGCTTCTGCTTTGATTGAAGGTGTAGCTCTATTTAGTGCTCTATCAGCTTTCCTTATTGTAGTAAAATAA
- the atpG gene encoding ATP synthase F1 subunit gamma, translated as MATLKELKIRRKSVTSTKKVTSSMKMIAASRLRKSQDNMMKARPYSNKLREVVSSLLSSDIQSEHLFLKKFDSDKKLYVVITSDRGLCGGFNSNIIKEFKRNYRIGTDDVIAVGNKIIQRLTKDNFEIKNSYKDAFQRFDFGLAKSIGSDLKYYYSTGQYSSVILIYNSFVNAVSQSVTSDEILPAVISVGSKISTEFIVEPEVEVILEDLFPRYINTLIWRALLESYASENAARMNAMDSATDNAEQMIASLTLQINKARQAAITNEIAEIVGGSSAIQN; from the coding sequence ATGGCTACTTTAAAAGAGTTAAAAATACGAAGGAAATCGGTAACTTCTACAAAAAAAGTTACGAGTTCCATGAAGATGATCGCTGCCAGTAGACTTAGAAAATCTCAGGACAATATGATGAAAGCCAGACCTTATTCGAATAAACTTCGTGAGGTTGTTTCTTCTCTATTGAGCTCAGATATTCAATCCGAGCATCTATTTCTAAAGAAATTCGACAGCGACAAAAAACTGTATGTTGTTATTACAAGCGACAGAGGTTTGTGTGGTGGATTCAATTCAAATATAATAAAAGAGTTTAAAAGAAATTATCGAATTGGTACTGATGATGTAATTGCCGTTGGTAATAAGATTATTCAGAGACTAACAAAAGATAATTTTGAAATTAAAAATTCTTATAAAGATGCTTTTCAAAGATTTGATTTTGGACTTGCGAAAAGTATTGGTTCAGATTTGAAATATTATTATTCAACTGGACAGTATTCTTCTGTAATACTGATTTATAATTCGTTTGTAAATGCTGTTAGCCAAAGCGTAACTTCAGATGAGATATTACCTGCAGTTATAAGTGTTGGCTCGAAAATTTCAACTGAATTTATTGTAGAACCAGAAGTTGAAGTTATATTAGAAGATTTGTTTCCTAGATACATAAACACACTAATCTGGAGAGCATTGCTTGAATCTTATGCCTCTGAAAATGCGGCAAGAATGAATGCAATGGATTCTGCTACAGATAATGCTGAACAGATGATTGCATCTTTAACATTGCAGATTAATAAGGCCAGACAAGCTGCAATTACAAATGAAATTGCTGAGATTGTTGGAGGTAGTTCTGCAATTCAAAATTAA
- a CDS encoding F0F1 ATP synthase subunit alpha: protein MQIRPEEISSIIRKQIENYENKGVTEEIGEVIQVGDGIARIHGLSQVMLGELLSFPNNVTGMALNLEEDNVGAILFSGETIIREGDIVKRTGKVAEVPVGEELLGRVVNPIGEPIDGKGPINAKTFNPIERKATGVISRKSVYEPLATGIKAIDSVIPIGRGQRELIIGDRKTGKTAIAIDTIINQKGKDVVCIYVAIGQKASTIANIVAKLKEYDAMDYTIVVASKSDDLAPLQFLAPYSGAAMGEYFRDNGKHALIIYDDLTKQAWAYRQMSLLLRRPPGREAYPGDVFYLHSRLLERAAKLNDDLGGGSLTALPIIETQAGDISAYIPTNVISITDGQIFLESNLFNSGIRPAIDIGFSVSRVGGAAQIPAMKKTVGSLKNDLAQFREVEAFAKFGSDLDKVTLQQLRRGERIVEALKQPQYSPLSFSEQILTLHAVLNGYLDELEVNQISSFEKEFKNYIQIEKPEILKTIDNEKKMTDEVKESLSLACQTFVERFKETKIK from the coding sequence ATGCAGATTAGACCGGAAGAAATCTCATCAATCATTAGAAAACAGATTGAAAATTATGAGAATAAAGGTGTTACTGAAGAGATCGGTGAAGTTATTCAGGTTGGAGATGGAATCGCCCGTATTCATGGCTTAAGTCAAGTTATGCTTGGTGAACTTTTGTCCTTCCCTAATAATGTAACTGGTATGGCACTTAATCTTGAAGAGGATAATGTAGGTGCTATTCTTTTTAGTGGTGAAACAATAATCCGTGAAGGAGATATTGTTAAAAGAACCGGAAAAGTCGCAGAAGTTCCAGTTGGTGAAGAACTACTGGGTCGTGTAGTTAACCCTATTGGTGAACCAATTGATGGAAAAGGACCAATAAATGCAAAGACTTTCAATCCGATTGAAAGAAAGGCAACTGGTGTAATTTCCAGAAAATCTGTGTATGAGCCATTGGCTACCGGTATAAAAGCAATTGACTCTGTCATCCCAATCGGTAGAGGACAGAGAGAGTTGATCATTGGTGATAGAAAAACAGGTAAAACTGCAATTGCTATTGATACCATTATCAACCAAAAAGGTAAAGATGTTGTTTGTATATATGTTGCAATCGGTCAGAAAGCATCAACAATTGCCAATATCGTTGCAAAATTAAAAGAATATGATGCAATGGATTATACAATAGTCGTTGCTTCAAAATCTGATGACCTTGCTCCATTGCAATTTCTTGCTCCATATTCAGGAGCAGCGATGGGTGAATATTTTAGAGACAACGGTAAACACGCCTTGATTATTTATGACGATTTAACAAAACAAGCCTGGGCGTACAGACAAATGTCACTTCTTTTAAGAAGACCTCCAGGAAGGGAAGCTTACCCTGGTGATGTTTTCTATCTACATTCCAGACTTCTAGAAAGAGCTGCTAAATTAAATGATGATTTGGGTGGTGGTTCTCTAACAGCCTTACCAATTATTGAAACTCAGGCAGGAGATATTTCTGCTTATATTCCAACAAATGTAATTTCTATTACTGATGGTCAAATTTTCCTTGAATCAAATCTATTTAATTCAGGTATCAGACCGGCAATTGACATTGGTTTTTCTGTTTCGAGGGTTGGTGGTGCTGCACAAATTCCAGCAATGAAAAAAACTGTTGGATCATTAAAAAATGACCTTGCACAATTCAGGGAAGTTGAAGCTTTTGCAAAGTTTGGTTCTGATCTGGATAAGGTTACTCTTCAGCAGCTAAGAAGAGGTGAAAGAATTGTGGAGGCATTAAAACAGCCTCAGTATTCACCATTATCTTTCAGTGAACAGATATTAACTCTTCATGCCGTTTTAAATGGATATCTTGATGAGTTGGAGGTTAATCAGATTTCTTCATTTGAAAAAGAATTTAAAAATTATATTCAAATTGAAAAACCTGAAATATTAAAAACTATAGATAATGAGAAAAAGATGACTGATGAAGTTAAAGAATCTCTTTCTTTGGCGTGTCAGACATTTGTGGAAAGATTTAAAGAAACTAAAATTAAATAA
- the atpH gene encoding ATP synthase F1 subunit delta, translated as MKDQKIVRKYAGALFSIGKEKNLCESFLDDLDLVSETIKNSELDSVFGNSKISPAQKKEIFKGVFEGNISPDIHILSNIIFDKGRQSILPFLFLDFKNMMDDDNGLVKVAVDLAVEANGKIKSEISDFLKKLGFEQTVISYSINRDLIAGFTVKVNDVVYDKSLKGKLENLRYNLLK; from the coding sequence ATGAAAGACCAAAAAATAGTAAGAAAATATGCCGGAGCTTTGTTTAGCATTGGTAAAGAAAAGAATTTGTGTGAATCATTTCTTGATGATTTAGATCTCGTTTCTGAAACAATTAAAAATTCCGAGCTAGATTCTGTGTTTGGCAACTCAAAAATTTCTCCTGCTCAAAAAAAAGAGATTTTTAAAGGGGTTTTCGAGGGAAATATTTCACCTGATATACATATCCTTTCAAACATCATATTTGATAAAGGGAGACAAAGTATCCTCCCTTTTCTTTTTTTGGATTTCAAGAATATGATGGATGATGATAATGGTTTGGTGAAAGTTGCTGTAGATCTGGCTGTTGAAGCAAATGGAAAAATTAAAAGTGAAATTTCTGATTTTTTAAAAAAATTGGGTTTTGAGCAGACAGTAATTTCTTATAGTATCAACAGAGACCTTATAGCTGGATTTACCGTTAAAGTCAACGATGTTGTTTATGACAAGTCGTTAAAGGGTAAATTAGAAAACCTTAGGTACAATTTATTAAAATAA
- the atpB gene encoding F0F1 ATP synthase subunit A has product MEISKLKSSLIGLITPFVLFASEGHEAHSAGEHGSPLIHHLMDSRLMDFGSIEILGYHQDLYLSKHFLFFWISALIVFVVISAFYKKNQPVQSGFIAGAIEKFVIFIREDVVKPSIPHGYQKVLPYFLTAFVMIFTANYLGMVPGTATSTSNLSITSALALCTFIVTQYMGIKENGFIGYVKSLVPSGVPLFVIPILFPVEIIGLFTKPFALAVRLFANMTAGHAIIYSFLLIGWNMEIEQWNWFVSVGTIPAAVFIMFLELLVCFLQAYVFTLLSAIFIGAAMHPEH; this is encoded by the coding sequence ATGGAAATTTCAAAGTTAAAATCTTCTCTCATAGGATTAATTACTCCTTTTGTTTTGTTTGCTTCAGAAGGTCACGAAGCACATTCTGCAGGAGAGCATGGAAGTCCACTAATTCATCATCTTATGGACTCCAGACTAATGGATTTTGGCTCGATTGAAATTTTAGGCTACCATCAAGATTTATACTTATCAAAGCATTTCCTTTTCTTCTGGATAAGTGCTCTTATTGTGTTTGTTGTTATATCTGCTTTTTATAAAAAGAATCAACCTGTACAATCTGGCTTCATTGCAGGAGCAATCGAGAAGTTTGTAATTTTTATTCGTGAAGATGTTGTAAAGCCCTCTATTCCTCATGGTTATCAAAAAGTACTTCCATATTTCCTTACCGCGTTTGTAATGATTTTTACAGCAAATTATTTGGGTATGGTTCCTGGAACTGCCACGTCAACGAGCAATCTTTCAATTACTTCAGCGCTAGCATTGTGTACTTTCATTGTTACGCAATACATGGGGATTAAAGAAAATGGTTTTATCGGATATGTGAAAAGTTTAGTTCCGAGCGGTGTGCCACTTTTTGTTATACCGATTTTGTTTCCTGTGGAAATCATTGGCTTGTTTACAAAGCCATTTGCTTTAGCTGTAAGGCTTTTTGCCAATATGACAGCTGGTCATGCTATCATCTATTCATTTTTGTTAATTGGTTGGAATATGGAGATAGAACAATGGAATTGGTTTGTATCTGTCGGAACGATTCCAGCTGCTGTTTTCATTATGTTTCTTGAACTGCTTGTATGTTTTTTACAAGCTTATGTTTTCACATTGCTTTCAGCAATATTCATAGGTGCTGCTATGCATCCTGAACACTAA
- the atpF gene encoding F0F1 ATP synthase subunit B → MVSVDLGLTILVIVSFFILLVLFSKMFWNPILKNINDRENGIRSEIENAKKANEEAQKLKKDYEQTLKDANSEATRILQQAREEADKSKNELLLRSKTEAEHLINKAKLAIEQEKDLARKELRSEVINLTILATGKLAGKILSKEDHAEFISNSIETMSR, encoded by the coding sequence ATGGTATCCGTTGATCTGGGATTAACCATTCTGGTAATAGTCAGTTTCTTTATACTTCTGGTTCTGTTTTCAAAAATGTTCTGGAATCCTATTCTCAAAAACATCAATGATAGAGAAAATGGAATCCGATCAGAAATTGAAAATGCTAAAAAAGCAAATGAAGAGGCTCAAAAGCTTAAAAAAGATTATGAGCAAACTCTTAAAGATGCCAATTCTGAGGCAACACGCATTCTTCAACAAGCTCGAGAAGAAGCCGATAAAAGTAAGAATGAACTTCTACTTAGAAGTAAAACAGAAGCTGAACATCTGATTAATAAGGCTAAACTGGCTATCGAGCAGGAAAAAGATCTTGCGAGAAAAGAGTTGAGATCAGAAGTAATAAATCTCACAATATTGGCAACAGGGAAATTGGCTGGTAAGATACTTTCAAAAGAGGATCATGCCGAATTTATCAGTAATTCAATAGAAACAATGAGCAGATAA
- a CDS encoding tetratricopeptide repeat protein has translation MKMISNRFLFIFLILFCVSIFTELTSQESDYYYLREKLDSLQAVKYNKLNIVEEKLNSLLTNSFSKEDERLTLSKRELLSGVFYKLAFLYHEFEEYKELKDYEEIDFLRRQFVSNEIDSEEYLFKIGNILNNKHITIEDDPLELYTPSYGKSISLYNKIIDEYNGSDYFEDAIFNKGFILYENLKQKESSLEFFDKIITNYKKSKYYSVSNFIIGEYYFDPERNPDNNVVQDSILVNKSLKYYRAVIECADIDYDYYFKALYRVGFAYYRLYDYEKSAFYMTKTIEEINLKFGEVSDVEKRAMVNLCLDYLAFSYRDRPWQNEYDAVTALKNHILDRKNSGNSTLYTYGNKLLERLGYIYNQGDDYDLAITALDTLLSMYPTDYNAPETQQKIIEISEIKTYKNDEDRFNSLALEREQLFFKYNSSSSWRNSVQDKSDNVDSLISENMLININEYQVKAQNTGDKNLYEKTVELIDHYLSSLPEDDDFYRLKWYKASILGNQLNDYKSAFDIFINLSNDSKTSNYEDSLSGSQFDSKKAALSAIIMAQKIKETEK, from the coding sequence TTGAAAATGATATCAAATAGATTTTTATTTATATTCTTGATTCTTTTTTGCGTTTCAATCTTTACAGAACTAACTTCTCAAGAGAGTGATTATTACTATCTTAGAGAAAAATTAGATTCACTTCAGGCTGTAAAGTATAATAAGTTGAACATTGTGGAAGAAAAATTAAATAGCTTACTGACTAATTCTTTCTCTAAAGAAGATGAGCGGTTAACATTAAGTAAAAGAGAACTTCTTTCAGGTGTTTTTTATAAACTAGCTTTTCTATATCATGAGTTTGAAGAATATAAGGAATTGAAAGATTATGAAGAAATTGATTTTTTAAGAAGGCAATTTGTTTCAAATGAAATTGATTCAGAAGAATACTTATTTAAAATAGGCAATATTTTAAACAATAAGCATATTACAATTGAGGACGATCCTCTTGAATTATATACTCCATCATATGGAAAGAGTATTAGTTTATACAATAAGATCATAGATGAGTATAATGGGTCGGATTACTTTGAAGACGCTATCTTTAATAAAGGGTTTATTCTTTATGAGAATCTTAAACAAAAAGAAAGCTCCCTTGAATTTTTTGATAAAATTATTACAAATTATAAAAAATCAAAATACTACTCTGTTTCTAATTTTATAATTGGTGAGTACTATTTTGACCCAGAAAGAAATCCTGATAATAATGTTGTACAAGATAGTATTCTTGTGAATAAATCACTAAAGTACTATAGAGCAGTAATCGAATGTGCTGATATAGATTATGACTATTATTTTAAAGCACTCTATAGGGTTGGATTTGCCTACTATAGACTTTATGATTATGAAAAATCAGCTTTTTATATGACAAAAACCATAGAAGAGATCAATTTGAAATTTGGCGAAGTTAGTGATGTAGAAAAAAGGGCAATGGTTAATTTATGTTTAGATTATTTAGCATTTTCCTATAGAGATAGACCTTGGCAAAACGAATATGATGCCGTAACAGCTTTAAAGAATCACATCTTAGATAGGAAGAACTCCGGTAATTCCACTCTGTACACCTACGGAAATAAGCTTCTCGAAAGGTTAGGATATATATATAATCAAGGAGATGATTATGATCTTGCAATTACTGCACTTGATACTCTCCTATCTATGTATCCGACTGATTATAATGCCCCAGAAACTCAACAAAAAATTATTGAAATATCTGAAATAAAAACATATAAAAATGATGAAGATCGTTTTAATTCTTTAGCCCTAGAAAGAGAGCAGTTATTTTTTAAATATAATTCAAGTTCAAGCTGGAGAAACTCGGTGCAGGACAAATCTGATAATGTAGATTCTCTTATTTCAGAAAATATGTTGATTAATATTAATGAATATCAGGTAAAAGCACAAAATACAGGAGATAAAAATCTGTATGAAAAAACGGTTGAGTTAATAGACCACTACTTAAGTTCGCTTCCAGAAGATGACGATTTCTACAGGCTAAAATGGTATAAAGCTTCTATTTTGGGTAATCAATTGAATGATTATAAATCGGCATTTGATATATTTATCAATCTTTCAAATGATAGTAAAACTTCAAATTATGAGGACTCCCTTAGTGGTTCACAATTTGACTCCAAAAAAGCTGCTTTAAGTGCAATTATCATGGCTCAAAAGATTAAAGAAACTGAGAAATAG